In Asanoa sp. WMMD1127, one genomic interval encodes:
- a CDS encoding Eco57I restriction-modification methylase domain-containing protein has translation MAPPGKSKFEQRKRPVSPQYPEQLTIIDADDVGDVRSERRVRVWPKSVSDIAAWCRKQKLEPISHKEVPGANHFERQQLAALGGVAAALAKRRPGRQSIRQFPEAVRQWLKASEEPPPQLVDAICEDIAAGADPLALIYERIVSGPRRRLLGTFFTPTPVLDYMHHVLRNLPEPAAVADPGAGVGAFTIAALKWWRESEVHAVDVNLVTLGLLAARPDLDRRPSDGLNRSRLRLRHEDFLEWLITRWPELDGARLLLGNPPYTRHQQLTASEKSAARAAVGSLAPGLRSGLSTYFLAASLAALKPKDALCLLLPANWLEADYAKSVRQRLWSVGTRPTELHLFPNDLNVFPGAQVAAMVLYVGPERSRRQKLKVVRVAGDLESGFRASVVNDIERVGVTPPSFSPRKLLASHVANRRASEATPLGVLANIRRGVATGANSFFLRTRSEADELPRHAYLPAISRLRDLIGDDLDEKEHLELSSKGVRCWMLNLQTGDASDPRIQRIIDEGVALSLHKRHLCKIRDPWYSLETVPTPDILVGPMGKEKFRVVVNSVGATPTNTLYGIQLKRRSDDVLPGAISELTNWLRSDIGQDALRSAARGHHGDGLVKLEPGALKQVQVPAHIAKFLEDG, from the coding sequence ATGGCGCCTCCAGGAAAGAGCAAGTTCGAGCAAAGGAAAAGGCCTGTGTCGCCGCAGTATCCTGAACAACTCACGATTATCGACGCCGATGATGTCGGCGACGTGCGCTCAGAGAGGAGAGTGCGCGTCTGGCCCAAGTCGGTATCGGATATTGCGGCATGGTGCAGGAAGCAGAAGCTCGAACCAATTTCGCATAAAGAGGTCCCAGGAGCCAACCATTTCGAACGTCAGCAGCTAGCCGCGCTGGGAGGCGTCGCGGCAGCTTTGGCCAAGCGCCGTCCGGGACGTCAGTCGATTCGCCAATTTCCCGAGGCTGTCCGGCAATGGCTCAAGGCCTCGGAAGAGCCGCCGCCTCAGCTTGTCGATGCCATCTGCGAAGACATTGCAGCCGGCGCAGACCCACTCGCCTTGATCTATGAACGGATCGTGTCTGGGCCGCGCCGGCGGTTGCTTGGCACCTTCTTTACGCCGACTCCGGTGCTCGACTACATGCACCACGTCCTTAGGAATCTGCCCGAACCTGCCGCCGTGGCCGATCCAGGAGCGGGCGTTGGTGCTTTTACGATCGCGGCCCTTAAGTGGTGGCGAGAAAGCGAGGTTCATGCTGTAGACGTAAATCTCGTCACGCTCGGCTTGCTCGCTGCCCGTCCGGATCTCGATCGTCGCCCGTCAGACGGTTTGAATAGATCTCGGCTTCGGTTGCGGCACGAAGACTTTTTAGAGTGGCTCATAACCCGCTGGCCAGAACTCGATGGGGCGCGCTTGTTATTGGGAAACCCGCCCTACACCCGCCATCAACAGCTCACTGCTTCGGAAAAGTCCGCGGCGCGGGCGGCAGTTGGAAGCCTTGCTCCCGGACTTCGGTCCGGCCTGTCGACGTACTTCCTGGCAGCTTCGCTCGCGGCCCTCAAGCCTAAGGACGCCCTTTGCCTCCTACTCCCCGCTAATTGGCTCGAGGCAGATTATGCGAAGTCTGTTCGACAGCGACTTTGGTCGGTTGGGACGCGGCCCACAGAGTTGCATCTGTTTCCCAATGACTTGAACGTATTCCCCGGAGCCCAGGTCGCGGCCATGGTGTTGTACGTAGGGCCCGAGCGGAGCCGTCGACAGAAGTTGAAAGTTGTGCGGGTCGCCGGCGACTTGGAGTCTGGTTTCCGGGCATCTGTAGTGAACGACATCGAGCGGGTGGGTGTCACCCCTCCTAGCTTCAGTCCCCGGAAGCTGCTTGCCTCTCACGTTGCCAATCGCCGCGCTTCTGAGGCCACGCCGCTGGGAGTACTTGCGAATATAAGAAGGGGCGTGGCGACGGGAGCCAACTCCTTTTTCCTTCGCACCAGATCGGAGGCAGATGAGTTGCCTCGCCACGCATATCTGCCGGCTATAAGCAGGCTACGGGACTTGATTGGCGACGACCTTGATGAGAAGGAGCACCTTGAGCTGAGCTCCAAAGGTGTTAGGTGCTGGATGTTGAATCTCCAGACTGGAGACGCAAGTGACCCACGGATTCAAAGGATCATCGACGAAGGGGTTGCGTTGTCGCTTCATAAGAGGCATCTCTGCAAAATTCGCGATCCTTGGTATTCACTTGAGACCGTCCCCACGCCCGACATTCTTGTGGGGCCGATGGGCAAGGAGAAGTTCCGGGTCGTCGTAAACTCTGTCGGCGCTACTCCCACAAACACGCTCTATGGAATTCAGTTGAAGCGAAGGTCGGACGACGTGCTACCGGGAGCGATTAGCGAACTTACGAATTGGCTTCGAAGCGACATAGGGCAAGACGCACTGAGGTCTGCGGCGCGGGGTCATCACGGCGATGGCCTTGTAAAGCTCGAGCCCGGAGCGCTGAAACAGGTTCAGGTGCCCGCACACATCGCGAAGTTCCTGGAGGACGGCTGA